In the Bacteroidota bacterium genome, AGCGTGCAGCCACATTTTGAGTAGAATCGGTAGTGTTCTTTATTTCTGTAGTCATAGTATCAAGTTTAAGCACAAAAGTATTGGCTAAATTGGTAAGTAGAGGTGTGTAAAATGGACACTGTTGAGGGTGATTTGGACAAAATTACCAGGCTTATTTTTTACTGAGGGATGTTTTGATAATACCTTGCAGCACGTTTAAATCAACATCTTCCAGCTTATTTATATACAGGCATCCCACACCTGTTTTGTGTTTACCGAGTTTTTTTAATGCTGCGCTATGTTCCTGAATACCAACACTTACATAAAGCGATAGATTTGCTTTACGCGGTGCAAAGCCAATGAGTAACCAGTCAACTTCCCGCCCGGTATTGGGACTTTTATATCTTTTATTGCCAAAACCAACAATTGAGTTGCTCCACAAAACGGGTTCTTCACCGGAGGCTGCTTTCATCATATCAATTAATACAAAACAATCTTTTCTTTTTTGTTCGTCGCTTATTTTATTGATAAAGGCAACCACATTATTATTAGTTGGTTTGGTTTTAATTTCAACCAGTTTTGATTTTTTTTCTGCCATACTATTTTACTTCATCTAATAAAAATTCATTAATCATATTAACAGTCGCGGCAATTAAAACACTATCGTATGCTGTAGTAATTTCACCAATATAATCGCCATGACCACCGGGAATAATTGCCAACCTGGAATTAGATAATAGTTTATGCATTTCTGCAGCATGTTCAGGAGTTGTTACATCTTTATCGCCAATAATAATAAATGCAGGTGATTTAATCGACAACATTTCTTCTACCGAAATATCAGGAAACGATTGCATTCTGGCAACATCACGACTATACATTTGATATAACGCAGCTGAATCCGGATTTACTTTTAAAAACGCATCTTTTAACTGCTGAGGCATGGTTTCAAACGAAGGATTTCCCATCATATCCCAAAACCAGGATGGTGCTCCTGTTTTATTAAAAATGTTGATGCAACAATAATTTTATGTGTTAATTCGGTTTCGGATTGCAAATTGCAAAGTAGTGCTGGCACCATTGCTGAATCCGAATATATCCGCTTTTTCAATGTGGAGTTGTTTAAGCAAACCCGCCACATCATCGGCATCTTGAGTAAAACTCAAAGGTCGATCGATATCAGCGGTGCGGCCATGTGCCTGCAATTCAACTGCAATTACTTTATGTGTTTTAGCAAATTGATGAATTACATTGCCAAATGTACTTTCTAAAGTTGAACCACCACCATGAATAAGGACTAATGGAAAACCGGAACCGTGTATTTCATAATACATTTTCAATCCATTGACATTGGCATAACCGGTTTCAGTATTTGTTGATGTATTACAACATGTTTCAAAATTATAGTAAACTGTTTTAAAAACAAATTTTGAAGATAAAATGAACAATATTTATCTCAATTAAAAAATATTAATCCAGTCCGTTCATTATTTTATGTAATTCGGTTGCTTTGTTGAGATAATCTTCCAGCGATTCCATTCCTAATTCAGCTCTTCTTTTATTTACGCCATTTTTAAATTTGAGTGGTTTGGGAACCGCTATATGTTTTTCATTGTAAGTGAGTTGTGTGCCGTACAATTGTTTTTTACCGGTATTTACTTTAATACGGTCATATAAAAATGCATAATCTGCTCCATTAATTAGCCCCTTTTCTACCTGTTCTTTAATTATTGGTAACATATTAGATTGGAAATTCACATCACTATCGGCATGTTGAATAAGCGGAAAAAAATTGGTAGCACTTTCTTTTCCAACCTTTTCAATAGAAGGGTAACCATACGTTGCAATTATATTTTTAACAATTGGAATATGCCGTTTAAAGGTTTCATTTTTAATATTTTCATAAATCATTATACTATCCATGGTAGCGCCTCTTTGATAAGCAGCAATAAAATCCAATTGAACTTGCTGATCTACCTGATACAGGCTATCAATTTGGGCTTTTAATGATGGCAGTTGAATATTTTCCTGGGCCCGGAGTATGTTTGACACAAAAAGAAGAAGCGGGAGGAGAAGGGTTTTTAGCATAATAAGTATTAGTGATTAGCCTTTAAAATAATTATTTTGGGGGTTTTTACCATTAAAGTGATTCTCACGCTGGCTCCCACAATTCAATTTTATTACCCTCTTCATCCATAATATGAATAAATTTACCGTAATCATAGGTTTCAAGTTCATCTACAATGTTGACGCCATTGTTTCGAAGTTTTTCTATCAGTCCTTCTATATTTTGAACACGGTAATTAATCATAAAATCTTTAGTTGAAGGTGCAAAATAGGCATCACCCTTTTTAAACGGGCACCATTGAATAGAATTTATCCGTTCCGGGTCGTGTAAATCGCGGGATTCGAAACTTGCGGAACCCCAATCATTAATTTCTAAACCTAAGTTTTTAACATACCACTCCCTGGTTTCCATTAAATTTTCGGCAAAAAAGAGGATGGCCCCAATACCAAGCACTTTAGGTGTTTTGTCGTTTTGTGGTTCAGTTTTTTCTGGTTGGTGGTTTAAATCTCCCATGTTTAATTTCAGTTATGTATTAAGGTAAAATATATATAAAAGTATAAAAAATAATTCAACAATTTGAAATTTGCTAATTATTCCATGACAACAACCCCCTTCAAATCAGCAAGGTTATTTTTTAAGAAATGCATAGGTAATTTTATCAACTTTGCAGTTTATAAATTTAACCCGTTTAAACTTTCTGTTATTTTTAAAGAATGTATTTAGCAATGTTGCATTTTCAAATTTTGTTCCATAAAAAGCACAATTATCAAATGTACAATCATTTAATGTTCCGGTAAATGTAATATCTTGTATTTGCATTTCTATGAATGCTGTGGAATTCCATTGAATGTTTTCCAAAGTGTTTTTCATAAAATTGCCTGTTTTAAAACAGTTCCTATAAAATCGGCACCGGAAAAATCACATTTTAAGATATTGGATTTGGTAATTACCGTTTCATTTAATGAACAATTATGAAATTTATTTTTTGCAGGTTTGAGCCTTGGATTTGACTTTTACTGATATCAGAATCGGTAAAATCGCAGCCGTCTACATTATTTTTATTCAATGTTAATCCGGATAGGTTTGAACCAATGAATAAACAACGCTGCATATTTGCAGACGAAAAATTTTGACTCAAGTTTTTTAATCCGGAAAAATCACTATCTGTTAGATTTAACTTCGACATGTCACGGTTGCTGATAACAGTTGATTTGGAGGTTTTCGAATTTTCTGCTTTGCCGGAATCAAGAGTTGAGTTAACCGTTGGTTGTGACTGAAAATTTTCAGAGAAATAATTGAGATCTACCCCTAAAATTTCTGCCAAACGGTTTAATGTTGTTATATCAGGCATCGATTCACCTCGCTCCCATTTACCTACTGCTTGCGGACTAATTGAAATTTTTTGAGCCAAATCGGCTTGTGATAGAAAAATGTTTTTTCTTGCTGCGGCAATTTTATCGCCAATAGTGTTTGAATTTAGCATCTTGTTTAAGTTTTTTGATGCAGCAAAGTTATTTTGATGTCTATATTGTAAACAACATTTGACCGCTACTAATGGTTGTATTACCGCAACTATTGGTTGTTTTGAGGCAACTTTTGGATGTAATTTCGCCTAAAACAAAGAATAGCCACTTTTTAGCTTAAAACTGTTGGCATTTCACCTAAAAACGAAAGCTAAACCTTTTGAAAAATGGATTATGCATCGCGTAAAATTTTTTCCATTTTCCTGCCTTTTGCCAATTCATCCACTAGTTTATCAAGGTAACGGACCTGCTTTGTTAACGGATTCTCAATTTCCTCAATTCTGTATCCGCATATCATTCCTGTAATTTGGTTGGCATTGGGATGAAGTTTAGCCTTTTTGAAAAAGGTTTCAAACGTAACCTTTTCATTTATAAGGGCTTGTATTTTTTTTTCGTCAAACCCTGTTAGCCATGTTATTACCTCGTTCAGTTCATTTTTGGTTCGCCCTTTTTTTTCGATCTTAGTTAGATACAACGGGTAAACGGAAGAAAATGTCATTTCTGCCATTCTTTTGTTATGTAAGTCGGTGGTATTCATTTGTTTTGTTATTAAAATGACTGAATTAATTTTTCAAATCTATTAAATCGTTAAAGGAATATTATGTAATTTATGGAATGAAAGTTTATCCCAATAGCCGCGCTGAAATATTATTTTATCATCTTTAATATTGAAAAAGCCACAACCACGTAGACCTTTTGGGTCTTTCCACTCCAGAATTGCCCATTCGCCATCTTCAAAAATATTTTCCGGAATGCAAACCATTTCAGCCGCACTAAACTCGGTTTCAAACATTTTTTTAATGGCTTCTTTTCCTATAATTGGTACATTTGCAACCTGATGGTTTACAGCATTTTCTGCATAAAGACTAGAAATAGCTTGAGCATCAGTGTTGTTAAAAGCTATGAGCCATTGATTGAGTATTTGTTTTGGTGTCATATATTTTAATCTAGTCTAAATATATATTCCTCAATTTCTTCATTCCGTGCTTTAGCAAAACCTTTATCGGTGCCAATTTTTATAAAACCACAATTTTCAAGCACCTTTTGTGAACCGAAGTTGTCGAATGCTGTTCGGCCATAAATAGGACGGTTTAATTCAATTTTTAAAAAATCGCGTAAAGCATTTGTTGCAATACCCTGCCCCCAAAACTCCTGGTCGATCCAATAGGTTATTTCTGCTTCATTTTCCATTTCGTATTTGGCAATACTTCCAACAATTTTATCTTCAATTTTGATTGTGCACATGTGAATGGTTGGATTACTCAAAAATGGTTCATATTTATGAATATAAGCTTCTTTTGTTAAAGGCTCAGGACCAGTGAATGCAGCCAGGTAGTTGGCTTCCTTATTGAGTTGAAATAGGTATAATGTTTCTAAAT is a window encoding:
- a CDS encoding DUF1801 domain-containing protein, which codes for MAEKKSKLVEIKTKPTNNNVVAFINKISDEQKRKDCFVLIDMMKAASGEEPVLWSNSIVGFGNKRYKSPNTGREVDWLLIGFAPRKANLSLYVSVGIQEHSAALKKLGKHKTGVGCLYINKLEDVDLNVLQGIIKTSLSKK
- a CDS encoding alpha/beta hydrolase translates to MFILSSKFVFKTVYYNFETCCNTSTNTETGYANVNGLKMYYEIHGSGFPLVLIHGGGSTLESTFGNVIHQFAKTHKVIAVELQAHGRTADIDRPLSFTQDADDVAGLLKQLHIEKADIFGFSNGASTTLQFAIRNRINT
- a CDS encoding VOC family protein gives rise to the protein MGDLNHQPEKTEPQNDKTPKVLGIGAILFFAENLMETREWYVKNLGLEINDWGSASFESRDLHDPERINSIQWCPFKKGDAYFAPSTKDFMINYRVQNIEGLIEKLRNNGVNIVDELETYDYGKFIHIMDEEGNKIELWEPA
- a CDS encoding helix-turn-helix domain-containing protein; amino-acid sequence: MLNSNTIGDKIAAARKNIFLSQADLAQKISISPQAVGKWERGESMPDITTLNRLAEILGVDLNYFSENFQSQPTVNSTLDSGKAENSKTSKSTVISNRDMSKLNLTDSDFSGLKNLSQNFSSANMQRCLFIGSNLSGLTLNKNNVDGCDFTDSDISKSQIQGSNLQKINFIIVH
- a CDS encoding DUF2200 domain-containing protein yields the protein MNTTDLHNKRMAEMTFSSVYPLYLTKIEKKGRTKNELNEVITWLTGFDEKKIQALINEKVTFETFFKKAKLHPNANQITGMICGYRIEEIENPLTKQVRYLDKLVDELAKGRKMEKILRDA
- a CDS encoding nuclear transport factor 2 family protein, which translates into the protein MTPKQILNQWLIAFNNTDAQAISSLYAENAVNHQVANVPIIGKEAIKKMFETEFSAAEMVCIPENIFEDGEWAILEWKDPKGLRGCGFFNIKDDKIIFQRGYWDKLSFHKLHNIPLTI
- a CDS encoding GNAT family N-acetyltransferase, coding for MTLTPTVKADLETLYLFQLNKEANYLAAFTGPEPLTKEAYIHKYEPFLSNPTIHMCTIKIEDKIVGSIAKYEMENEAEITYWIDQEFWGQGIATNALRDFLKIELNRPIYGRTAFDNFGSQKVLENCGFIKIGTDKGFAKARNEEIEEYIFRLD